CGGCGGTGGGGACGGCGGTGAGCCGCCGCCGTCCGACGGTGACGGTCCGCGGGACGACGACACCGCCGCCCGTCCCGAGACGGACGACAGCGGCGCGAGCACGGAGAGCGGCGAGGGCGGGGAGCCGCAGCCCGCCGGTTCCGGTGCCGGGGAGCAGTCCCCCGTACGGGCCGCCGAGCCGTTCCGTACGAAGGTGCTGAGCGTGCCCGGGCTCGGTGAGGGTGCCGCCGGACGGCGCTCACGGGCGCGGACCGAGCACGGGCGCACGACGGGCGCGCGGCGGCCCCGGGGCACGCTGACCAAGCTGCACCTGGCCGCCACGGTGATGGCCGCCGCACCGCACCAGCGGGAGCGGGGGCGGTCCGGGCGCGGGCTCGTCGTGCGCCGGGACGATCTGCGGCAGGCGACCCGGGAGGGGCGTGAGGGGAACCTCGTGCTGTTCGTCGTGGACGCGTCCGGGTCGATGGCGGCCCGGCAGCGGATGAGCGCGGTGAAGGGCGCCGTGCTGTCGCTGCTGCTCGACGCCTATCAGCGGCGCGACAAGGTGGGGCTCGTCAGCTTCCGGGGGACGACCGCGGACGTCGCGCTGCCGCCCACCTCGTCGGTGGACGCCGCCGCCGTACGGCTGGAGTCGCTGCCCACCGGCGGGCGCACGCCGCTCGCCGCCGGGCTGCTCAAGGCGCACGACGTGCTGCGGGTCGAGCGGCTGCGGGATCCGGCACGGCGGGCGCTGGTCGTCGTGGTGACGGACGGCCGGGCCACCGGCGGCCCTGAGCCGGTCGCTCTCGCCGGGCGGGCGGCACGGTTGTTCGCCGCCGAGGGGATCGCGTCGGTGGTCGTCGACTGCGAGTCGGGGCCCGTGCGGCTGGGGCTCGCGGGGCAGCTCGCGGGCGAGCTGGGGGGTACCGCCGTGACGCTGGACGAGTTGCGCGCGGACTCCATCGCCGGGCTGGTCAGGGACGTGCAGGGGACTTCGAGGAGGGCCGCGTAATGCCTCAGGGACAGCCGAGTGTGGTGCCGGACGACGGGCTGACCACGCGTCAGCGACGCAACCGGCCGCTGGTCGTCGTGCACACGGGAGTCGGCAAGGGCAAGTCCACCGCCGCCTTCGGGCTCGCGCTGCGGGCCTGGAACCAGGGGTGGCCCATCGGGGTGTTCCAGTTCGTCAAGTCGGCGAAGTGGAAGGTCGGCGAGGAGAACGCGCTGCGCGTGCTGGGGGCGTCCGGTGAGGGCGGTTCCGTCGACTGGCACAAGATGGGCGAGGGGTGGTCCTGGGTCCAGCGGGACTCCCAGATGGACAACGAGGAGAAGGCCCGGGAGGGCTGGGAGCAGGTCAAGCGGGATCTCGCCGCCGAGACGTACAAGCTGTACGTGCTCGACGAGTTCGCGTATCCGATGCACTGGGGCTGGGTCGACACGGACGAGGTCGTCGACGTGCTGCGCCATCGGCCGGGCAACCAGCACGTCGTGATCACCGGGCGGAACGCGCCGGAGAAGCTCGTCGACGTCGCCGACCTCGTCACCGACATGTCCAAGGTCAAGCATCCGATGGACGCGGGCCAGAAGGGGCAGCGGGGTATCGAGTGGTGACAGCGTGCTGACTTCCCCGTCCTCCGTCCCCCGGCTGGTCATCGCCGCGCCCTCCTCGGGCAGCGGCAAGACCACCGTCGCCACCGGGCTGATGGCCGCGCTCACCGCGCGGGGGTTCGCCGTGTCCCCGCACAAGGTCGGGCCGGACTACATCGACCCCGGGTACCACTCGCTCGCGACCGGGCGGACGGGACGCAACCTCGACGCGTATCTGTGCGGGCCCGGTCTGGTGGGGCCGCTGTTCGCGCACGGCGCGCGCGGATGCGACATCGCCGTGGTCGAGGGGGTCATGGGGATGTTCGACGGGGCCGCCGGGGAGGGTGAGCTGGCGTCCACCGCCCACGTGGCGAAGCTGCTGCGGGCGCCGGTCGTCCTCGTCGTCGACGCGTCGTCGCAGTCGCGGTCCGTGGCCGCGCTCGTGCACGGGTTCGCCTCCTGGGATCCGGAGGTCCGGGTCGGGGGCGTGATCTTGAACAAGGTCGCGTCCGATCGGCACGAGGAGTTGCTGCGGGAGGCTCTCGAGTCGGCCGGGGTGCCGGTGCTGGGTGTGCTGCGGCGGGTGGCTCAGGTGGATACGCCGTCCCGGCAT
The sequence above is a segment of the Streptomyces asoensis genome. Coding sequences within it:
- the cobO gene encoding cob(I)yrinic acid a,c-diamide adenosyltransferase codes for the protein MPQGQPSVVPDDGLTTRQRRNRPLVVVHTGVGKGKSTAAFGLALRAWNQGWPIGVFQFVKSAKWKVGEENALRVLGASGEGGSVDWHKMGEGWSWVQRDSQMDNEEKAREGWEQVKRDLAAETYKLYVLDEFAYPMHWGWVDTDEVVDVLRHRPGNQHVVITGRNAPEKLVDVADLVTDMSKVKHPMDAGQKGQRGIEW